The following proteins are encoded in a genomic region of Streptococcus sp. 29892:
- a CDS encoding CopY/TcrY family copper transport repressor, producing the protein MEQTISAAEWQVMRVLWARPGATSQEIIQALQEGFDWQATTIKTLLGRLRKKDYLRMTKKTSKYHYYPLISEEEHLQGQVELLLATICSTKQGQLVESLLDTGTFSKKSLENLASKISQLQKTAPERIACQCLAGQCTCGHHTKGENT; encoded by the coding sequence GTGGAGCAGACGATTTCAGCTGCGGAGTGGCAGGTCATGCGGGTCTTGTGGGCTCGGCCTGGTGCAACTTCGCAGGAAATTATTCAGGCTTTGCAGGAGGGTTTTGACTGGCAGGCAACGACCATTAAGACCCTTTTGGGACGGCTACGGAAGAAAGACTATCTGAGAATGACTAAGAAAACCAGCAAGTACCACTATTATCCTCTCATCAGTGAGGAGGAGCATTTGCAGGGGCAGGTGGAGCTCTTACTGGCTACCATATGTTCCACCAAACAGGGACAGCTGGTCGAAAGCTTGCTAGACACAGGGACATTTTCCAAAAAAAGCCTAGAAAATCTAGCTAGCAAAATCTCGCAGCTTCAAAAGACTGCACCTGAGCGCATCGCCTGTCAATGCTTGGCAGGTCAATGTACCTGTGGACACCATACAAAAGGAGAAAACACATGA
- a CDS encoding heavy-metal-associated domain-containing protein codes for MKQTLKLKNLSCQNCVKHVTNHLLDLDGVEEVKIQLDQQLAEVETSVAYDLERYQEMLDDTIYEVEELV; via the coding sequence ATGAAGCAAACCTTGAAATTGAAAAACTTATCCTGTCAGAACTGTGTCAAACACGTGACCAATCACCTCTTGGATTTGGACGGGGTGGAAGAAGTGAAAATTCAGCTGGATCAGCAGTTGGCGGAAGTGGAAACTTCGGTGGCCTATGATTTAGAGCGATACCAAGAGATGCTGGATGATACCATCTATGAAGTAGAAGAGTTGGTGTAA
- a CDS encoding HIT family protein, which translates to MTCIFCHQLNENDILYQTEHFKVVWDIDPIQTGHLLIISKNHYDTLSQIPSAVRYELSDVEVFLTEKLCQTLAIDGVTTACNDRLFDAGTHFHVHLIPRFQSDGFWDQIRLTQAQLDLNKLLKAI; encoded by the coding sequence ATGACCTGTATTTTTTGCCACCAACTCAACGAAAATGACATTCTCTACCAGACAGAACATTTTAAGGTGGTCTGGGATATTGACCCTATTCAAACTGGACATCTACTGATTATCAGCAAAAACCACTATGACACGCTCAGCCAAATCCCTTCTGCTGTTCGCTATGAACTATCGGACGTGGAAGTCTTTTTGACTGAAAAACTCTGTCAAACATTGGCAATTGACGGTGTGACCACAGCCTGCAACGATCGCTTGTTTGATGCTGGTACCCATTTCCATGTTCATCTCATCCCACGCTTTCAATCAGATGGCTTCTGGGACCAGATTAGGCTTACGCAAGCCCAGCTGGACCTGAACAAACTCCTCAAAGCAATATAA